A section of the Rossellomorea marisflavi genome encodes:
- the gmk gene encoding guanylate kinase: MKEKGLLIVLSGPSGVGKGTVRKAIFSQEDTKFEYSISMTTRHPREGEVDGVDYFFKTREEFEALIEQGKLLEYAEFVGNYYGTPVDYVRQTLEEGNDVFLEIEVQGAQQVRDKFPEGLFIFLAPPSLSELQNRLVTRGTETDDLIQGRMNTARKEIEMMNLYDYIVENDQIEHAVGKIKSIVQAEHCKRERVQQRYLNMLEVE, encoded by the coding sequence ATGAAAGAAAAAGGATTGCTGATCGTTCTATCCGGACCTTCCGGAGTAGGGAAAGGGACAGTTCGAAAGGCGATTTTTTCCCAGGAAGATACAAAATTCGAATATTCCATTTCTATGACAACGCGTCATCCGCGTGAAGGGGAAGTGGACGGTGTGGACTACTTCTTCAAGACAAGAGAAGAATTCGAAGCACTGATCGAGCAGGGCAAACTTTTGGAGTATGCTGAGTTTGTCGGCAATTACTATGGCACGCCTGTTGACTATGTCCGCCAGACCCTTGAAGAAGGAAATGATGTTTTTCTTGAAATCGAGGTTCAGGGTGCGCAGCAGGTCAGGGACAAATTCCCTGAAGGCCTGTTCATATTCCTTGCTCCGCCAAGCTTGTCGGAGCTTCAGAATCGGCTGGTCACACGTGGGACTGAGACAGATGACCTGATTCAGGGCAGGATGAATACAGCCCGCAAGGAGATCGAAATGATGAATCTTTATGATTACATCGTTGAAAATGATCAAATCGAACATGCCGTCGGTAAGATCAAGTCCATCGTACAGGCTGAACACTGCAAGCGCGAACGTGTACAACAACGCTATCTAAATATGCTGGAGGTTGAGTGA
- the coaBC gene encoding bifunctional phosphopantothenoylcysteine decarboxylase/phosphopantothenate--cysteine ligase CoaBC, with product MGKKILLCVTGGIAVYKAAALTSKLVQAGFEVKVMMTESAREFVSPLTFQALSRQDVYWDTFDEKIPAKIAHIDLADWADLVLVAPATANMIGKLAGGIGDDMISTTLLATEAEIWIAPAMNVHMYDHPAVKRNIATLHEDGCRFVEPSEGYLACGYVGKGRLEEPEKIVELIAAHFHSPTEQPLKGKTVLISAGPTREIIDPVRYFSNRSTGKMGFAVAEAAANMGADVTLVSGPVNLSPPRGVHLVEVTTAEDMYEAVLAKFEGADIVVKSAAVVDYRPKEVHKEKMKKQDGNLIIEFERTKDILMELGKRKNGQYLIGFAAETSKIGEYAKGKLERKRADMIVANNVSEEGSGFGTDTNKVTIVTEDGIRELPMLSKSKVAEEILLEALRRMDS from the coding sequence ATGGGGAAAAAAATACTATTGTGCGTGACCGGTGGGATCGCAGTATATAAAGCAGCAGCACTCACGAGCAAGCTTGTGCAGGCGGGCTTCGAGGTAAAGGTCATGATGACGGAATCCGCGAGGGAGTTCGTTTCCCCGCTCACCTTCCAGGCATTGTCGCGCCAGGATGTCTACTGGGATACATTTGATGAGAAAATTCCAGCGAAGATCGCCCATATCGACTTGGCAGATTGGGCAGACCTTGTACTAGTGGCACCTGCTACGGCAAATATGATTGGGAAACTTGCCGGCGGTATCGGAGATGACATGATCTCCACCACGTTACTTGCGACAGAGGCCGAGATTTGGATTGCTCCTGCCATGAACGTCCATATGTATGACCATCCTGCAGTCAAGAGGAACATTGCCACACTGCATGAGGATGGCTGCCGGTTCGTTGAACCGAGTGAAGGGTACTTGGCATGCGGATACGTCGGCAAAGGCCGACTGGAAGAACCTGAAAAGATCGTAGAACTGATTGCCGCTCACTTTCACTCTCCGACAGAACAGCCACTTAAAGGGAAGACCGTCCTTATTTCTGCCGGTCCGACAAGGGAAATCATTGATCCTGTCCGATATTTCTCAAACCGCTCTACTGGGAAAATGGGATTTGCCGTGGCAGAGGCAGCTGCAAATATGGGCGCCGATGTGACCCTGGTATCAGGTCCGGTCAATCTGTCTCCACCGCGTGGGGTGCATCTCGTCGAGGTGACGACAGCAGAGGACATGTATGAGGCAGTACTCGCGAAATTCGAGGGTGCAGACATCGTGGTGAAGAGTGCCGCGGTCGTCGATTATCGTCCAAAGGAAGTCCATAAGGAAAAAATGAAAAAACAAGATGGCAATCTGATCATAGAATTCGAGCGGACGAAGGATATCCTCATGGAGCTCGGAAAAAGGAAGAACGGGCAATACCTTATCGGGTTCGCTGCCGAAACGTCCAAAATCGGTGAATACGCCAAAGGTAAGCTCGAAAGAAAAAGAGCTGATATGATCGTTGCAAACAATGTGAGCGAAGAAGGTTCAGGCTTCGGGACAGATACAAATAAAGTAACCATTGTGACAGAAGACGGCATACGTGAATTGCCGATGCTCTCAAAGTCAAAAGTGGCAGAAGAAATACTTCTTGAAGCATTGAGACGGATGGATTCTTGA
- the rpoZ gene encoding DNA-directed RNA polymerase subunit omega, protein MLYPSIDSLMKKIDSKYSLVSVAAKRARDLQDKKDFRMEQYVSEKFVGKALEEIHSGHLSMKERDEKAIYEDE, encoded by the coding sequence ATGTTATATCCATCTATTGATTCACTAATGAAAAAGATCGATTCGAAATATTCGTTGGTCAGCGTGGCTGCCAAAAGAGCGCGTGATCTACAGGATAAAAAGGACTTCCGCATGGAACAATATGTGTCGGAAAAGTTCGTTGGTAAGGCCCTTGAAGAAATCCACTCCGGCCACTTGTCCATGAAAGAAAGAGACGAAAAAGCCATCTATGAGGATGAATAA
- a CDS encoding YicC/YloC family endoribonuclease: protein MVISMTGFGRSRIESGGHTVIVEMKTVNHRFSELNIRMPRQLMKLEDKIKKQLSTFINRGKIDLFIDISGGGLIHKNLHIDWGLIEDYHQLVNKVKDTYSLKGDIALSDLLGRGEFVTVEETEEENAELDELVMEAVLKASDELRKMRVEEGKALHADFLIHLDQIRICLDELSAHAPAVTLQYRERLRKRIREWSEGDPDEARLLSEVAIFADKSDITEELTRLGSHLQYFHATLNQDGVMGRKLDFIIQEMNREVNTIGSKANDSSISTLVVELKSALEKVREQVQNVE from the coding sequence ATGGTCATCAGCATGACAGGCTTCGGACGGAGCCGGATTGAGTCGGGGGGACATACCGTCATTGTTGAAATGAAAACCGTGAACCATCGATTCAGCGAGCTCAATATCCGCATGCCGCGCCAACTCATGAAGCTTGAAGATAAGATCAAGAAGCAGCTCTCCACCTTTATTAACAGGGGGAAAATCGATCTGTTCATCGATATTTCCGGCGGAGGTCTCATACATAAGAATTTACATATTGACTGGGGACTCATTGAGGATTATCATCAGTTAGTAAATAAAGTGAAGGATACTTACTCACTCAAGGGTGATATCGCCCTCTCGGACCTTCTCGGCAGAGGGGAATTCGTTACGGTGGAAGAAACGGAAGAGGAGAATGCCGAACTTGACGAACTGGTCATGGAGGCAGTCCTGAAGGCTTCAGATGAATTAAGGAAGATGAGGGTGGAGGAAGGGAAGGCGCTTCATGCCGACTTCCTTATCCATCTGGATCAAATAAGGATCTGTCTAGACGAACTTTCAGCCCATGCACCCGCGGTGACCCTGCAATACAGGGAACGGCTCCGCAAGCGGATCCGGGAATGGAGTGAAGGAGATCCCGACGAGGCAAGACTCCTCTCCGAAGTGGCCATATTTGCAGATAAATCTGATATAACCGAAGAGTTGACGCGTCTCGGGAGTCATCTTCAGTACTTTCATGCCACATTGAATCAAGATGGTGTGATGGGGAGGAAACTGGATTTCATCATCCAGGAGATGAACCGGGAAGTGAACACGATCGGCTCCAAGGCAAATGACTCCAGCATTTCCACACTGGTGGTCGAGTTGAAATCGGCACTGGAGAAAGTGCGGGAGCAGGTCCAAAATGTTGAATAA
- the priA gene encoding primosomal protein N', with the protein MKNVASVIVDVAAMQTDRCFDYLIPAEWTGSIVPGMRVVVPFGPRKVQGFVMELKEKSEVAKLKPIAEPMDLKPVLNNELLTMADWLTENTLCFKISALQAMLPAAMKAKYEKQLVVEKGIHVENLSEPLRPHFLKGTATWKSIETAGLLPLAQHEVKNGILEVVYKVKGKTNKKMIRKLYLGIAPETVETEASALPAQAKKQRDVLMLWKEHADQGFSMKELSERAGTTASTIQSLVKKGLLVQQDEEIYRDPFEDRTFKQTTPLPLTDQQGEAITPILEKIESGIQETFLLYGVTGSGKTEIYLQSIQRVLEQGKEAIVLVPEIALTPQMVNRFKGRFGNEVAVLHSGLSSGEKYDEWRKIERKEVRVVVGARSAVFAPFENLGIIIIDEEHETSYKQEENPRYHARDVAIWRSEYHGCPVVLGSATPSLESFARASKGVYTRLNLSKRMNDGPLPSVDIVDMREELREGNRSMFSRNLFEKLEDRLSKGEQTVLFLNRRGHSSFIMCRDCGYVVQCPNCDISLTYHRFSNGMKCHYCGYEERVPETCPECTSEHIRYFGTGTQKVEEELTKLLPQARIIRMDVDTTTRKGSHERLLTSFGEGKADILLGTQMIAKGLDFPNITLVGVLSADTMLHIPDFRSAEKTFQLLTQVSGRAGRHSLPGEVVIQTYTPEHYSVELASSHDYERFYEQEMAMRKMGSYPPFYYISLVTISHEDLMKVVDVSEKMTGFIRSRLSGMTKILGPVASPIPRIKNRYRYQCLIKYKREPRLAETLKTLLEQFHQQYASQGLTVSIDVNPYVMM; encoded by the coding sequence ATGAAAAATGTAGCAAGCGTCATCGTTGATGTTGCTGCCATGCAGACGGACCGCTGCTTTGATTATCTCATACCTGCTGAATGGACAGGGAGCATTGTGCCGGGGATGAGGGTCGTCGTTCCATTCGGTCCCAGAAAAGTACAGGGATTCGTCATGGAACTGAAAGAAAAGAGTGAGGTGGCGAAACTCAAACCGATTGCGGAACCGATGGATCTGAAACCGGTACTCAACAATGAGCTTCTTACGATGGCAGATTGGCTTACGGAGAATACGCTATGCTTTAAGATCTCTGCCCTCCAGGCTATGCTGCCTGCAGCCATGAAAGCAAAATATGAGAAACAGTTGGTAGTGGAAAAGGGTATTCACGTCGAGAACCTGTCTGAACCCCTCAGACCCCATTTCCTTAAAGGGACCGCCACTTGGAAATCCATCGAGACCGCTGGCTTGCTCCCGCTGGCTCAGCATGAAGTGAAAAACGGCATACTGGAAGTCGTGTATAAGGTAAAAGGGAAAACGAATAAAAAGATGATCAGGAAACTATATCTTGGTATAGCCCCTGAAACCGTCGAAACGGAAGCTTCCGCCCTCCCGGCGCAGGCTAAGAAACAACGTGATGTCCTCATGTTGTGGAAGGAACATGCCGATCAGGGGTTCTCAATGAAAGAGCTTTCGGAGCGGGCGGGGACGACGGCTTCCACCATTCAATCCTTGGTGAAAAAGGGACTCCTCGTCCAACAGGATGAAGAGATTTACCGGGATCCATTCGAAGATCGGACGTTCAAGCAAACCACTCCACTTCCCTTAACTGATCAACAGGGGGAAGCAATCACCCCCATTCTTGAAAAAATCGAATCCGGTATACAGGAAACCTTTCTCCTTTATGGTGTGACAGGGAGCGGGAAGACAGAGATCTACCTTCAATCGATCCAACGGGTGCTTGAACAGGGAAAGGAAGCCATCGTACTTGTTCCTGAAATCGCCCTGACTCCTCAAATGGTGAATCGCTTCAAAGGGCGATTCGGCAATGAGGTTGCCGTACTTCACAGCGGGCTATCTTCAGGAGAGAAATATGACGAGTGGCGAAAGATCGAGCGGAAGGAAGTCCGGGTTGTAGTCGGGGCTAGGTCTGCCGTATTCGCACCGTTTGAAAATCTAGGTATCATCATCATCGATGAAGAGCATGAAACCAGCTACAAACAAGAAGAAAATCCCCGATACCATGCCCGTGATGTCGCCATTTGGCGAAGTGAATACCATGGATGCCCGGTGGTTCTAGGAAGTGCGACACCATCATTGGAATCATTCGCCAGGGCTTCAAAAGGGGTATACACCCGGTTGAACCTCAGCAAACGGATGAATGACGGGCCCCTGCCTTCAGTAGACATTGTCGACATGCGGGAGGAACTCCGCGAAGGGAACCGCTCGATGTTTTCGAGGAATCTGTTTGAAAAACTGGAGGACCGCCTTTCTAAAGGAGAGCAGACGGTCCTCTTCCTCAACAGAAGGGGCCACTCATCCTTTATCATGTGCCGGGACTGCGGGTATGTCGTGCAGTGTCCGAATTGTGATATCTCGTTGACGTACCATCGCTTCTCCAACGGAATGAAATGCCATTATTGCGGATACGAAGAGCGTGTACCGGAGACCTGTCCGGAGTGTACCAGCGAACATATCAGATATTTCGGCACGGGAACGCAAAAAGTGGAGGAGGAGCTCACTAAGCTGCTCCCTCAAGCACGGATCATCCGGATGGATGTGGATACCACCACAAGGAAGGGATCCCATGAAAGGCTGCTGACTTCCTTCGGGGAAGGAAAGGCCGATATCCTATTGGGTACCCAGATGATAGCGAAAGGATTGGATTTTCCCAACATCACCCTTGTGGGCGTCCTCAGTGCGGACACGATGCTCCATATCCCCGATTTCCGCTCTGCGGAGAAGACGTTCCAGCTTCTGACCCAGGTGAGCGGCAGGGCGGGGCGTCACTCCCTCCCGGGTGAAGTCGTCATCCAGACATACACGCCGGAGCACTACTCGGTTGAACTCGCTTCGAGTCATGACTATGAGCGATTTTATGAACAGGAAATGGCGATGAGGAAAATGGGATCTTATCCTCCATTTTATTATATTTCCCTTGTCACGATCAGTCATGAAGACCTGATGAAGGTAGTGGATGTATCGGAGAAAATGACGGGCTTCATCAGGAGTAGATTATCCGGTATGACGAAGATCCTTGGTCCCGTTGCTTCACCCATCCCCAGAATCAAAAATAGATATCGATACCAATGTTTGATAAAATACAAGCGGGAACCGCGACTGGCGGAGACGCTGAAGACGCTGCTTGAACAATTTCATCAGCAGTACGCTTCACAAGGCCTCACGGTCAGCATCGATGTGAATCCTTATGTCATGATGTGA
- the remA gene encoding extracellular matrix/biofilm regulator RemA yields the protein MSIKLINIGFGNIVSANRIISIVGPESAPIKRLMQDARDRGTLVDATYGRRTRAVIITDSDHVILSAVQPETVAHRVTDKEDLIEEGQGK from the coding sequence ATGTCAATCAAGCTCATCAATATAGGCTTTGGGAATATTGTATCAGCAAACCGAATCATATCGATCGTCGGTCCGGAATCAGCGCCCATTAAGCGCCTGATGCAGGATGCGAGGGATCGGGGAACATTAGTTGACGCTACATATGGAAGAAGGACGAGGGCCGTGATCATCACAGACAGCGATCATGTCATCCTGTCGGCCGTCCAACCCGAGACCGTTGCCCATCGAGTGACTGATAAAGAGGATTTAATAGAAGAAGGGCAGGGTAAATAA
- the rsmB gene encoding 16S rRNA (cytosine(967)-C(5))-methyltransferase RsmB, translating into MSKQKTVREAALEVIEAVEKNQSYSNLLLNHVIEKNDIPSRDVGLLTELTYGTIQRKMTLDYYLKPFVRGKVESWVRQLLRMSLYQLVYLDRIPDRAVFYEAVEIAKKRGHKGISGMVNGVLRSVQRKGLPSLEDIQDPIERVSVETSHPLWLVKRWSDQFGLEKTKAMCETNLLAPNQTARVNPLKGTREELLEILTEHGHSVQESPIVPEAIQSLRGNLAKTDEYRNGRLTVQDESSMLVAHALKLEEGMKVLDACAAPGGKTTHIAEMLKNTGEVHALDLHAHKVKLIAENAGRLGLSNVHARTLDSRKAGEVFAEESFDRVLVDAPCSGLGVLRRKPDIKYVKKEQDLNSLQKIQLDILDAASKLLKTDGILVYSTCTVDQNENEGTVTEFLRHHPEFEPHHLDDMPEAVKPFIQGHMLQVFPQDFGGDGFFISCFRKKNG; encoded by the coding sequence ATGAGTAAGCAGAAAACGGTCAGGGAAGCCGCACTGGAAGTCATTGAAGCCGTTGAAAAAAACCAATCCTACAGCAATCTGCTGCTCAATCATGTCATCGAGAAGAACGATATCCCGTCAAGGGATGTCGGTCTCCTTACCGAGCTTACATATGGAACGATCCAGCGGAAGATGACGCTGGATTATTATTTGAAGCCGTTCGTAAGAGGAAAGGTCGAAAGCTGGGTCAGACAGCTCCTGCGCATGTCCCTTTATCAGCTTGTGTATCTGGATCGCATCCCCGATCGGGCCGTATTTTATGAAGCAGTCGAAATTGCTAAAAAACGAGGTCACAAAGGAATCTCCGGGATGGTGAACGGTGTGCTCCGTTCGGTACAGCGGAAGGGGCTTCCGTCGCTTGAAGACATTCAAGATCCCATCGAGAGAGTATCCGTTGAAACGAGTCACCCTCTATGGCTTGTGAAAAGATGGAGCGATCAATTCGGTCTCGAGAAAACGAAGGCCATGTGTGAAACGAATCTCCTTGCACCAAATCAGACGGCAAGGGTCAATCCGCTCAAAGGGACAAGGGAAGAACTGTTGGAAATTCTCACCGAGCATGGGCACTCCGTTCAAGAAAGTCCCATCGTTCCCGAAGCGATCCAGTCACTCAGGGGAAACCTGGCCAAGACGGATGAATACCGGAATGGAAGGTTGACGGTTCAGGATGAAAGTTCCATGCTCGTGGCTCATGCCCTTAAATTAGAAGAAGGTATGAAGGTACTCGATGCTTGTGCGGCACCAGGTGGGAAAACGACCCATATCGCCGAGATGTTGAAGAATACAGGTGAGGTACACGCCCTAGACCTTCATGCCCATAAAGTGAAGCTCATCGCTGAAAATGCCGGTAGACTCGGTCTCTCCAATGTCCATGCACGTACCCTCGACAGCCGCAAAGCCGGAGAGGTGTTCGCAGAAGAAAGCTTTGATCGAGTCCTTGTTGATGCTCCGTGTTCAGGACTTGGTGTCCTGAGAAGGAAGCCCGATATCAAGTATGTGAAGAAGGAACAGGATTTGAACTCCCTGCAGAAAATCCAGCTTGATATTCTAGACGCTGCATCCAAACTGCTGAAAACGGATGGGATCCTTGTATATAGTACGTGTACAGTTGACCAAAATGAAAACGAAGGTACCGTGACGGAATTCTTGAGGCATCATCCTGAATTCGAACCCCACCACCTTGATGACATGCCGGAAGCGGTAAAACCATTCATCCAAGGCCATATGCTGCAGGTATTCCCGCAGGATTTCGGAGGGGATGGATTCTTTATCTCATGCTTCAGGAAGAAAAATGGATAA
- the fmt gene encoding methionyl-tRNA formyltransferase — MTKVIFMGTPDFSVPVLKALIENEYEVVAVVTQPDRPVGRKRILTPPPVKVEAEKHGISIYQPEKIKNSDELEEVLALEPDLIVTAAFGQILPKRLLDAPKHGCINVHASLLPELRGGAPIHYSILQGKSSTGITIMYMVEKLDAGDIISQVEVEIEETDHVGTLHDKLSEAGSALLIETLPKLLDGSVSPVKQDEEQATFAWNIKREQEKIDWTKSGKEVYNHIRGLHPWPVAYTTLAGAVMKIWWGEKVKGHGSSVPGEVLAIEEDGFIVSTGDDISIKVTDLQPSGKKRMSAKDYLRGAGSHLTVGDRIGEEHE; from the coding sequence ATGACCAAAGTGATTTTTATGGGGACCCCGGATTTTTCCGTCCCGGTCCTGAAAGCCTTGATCGAGAACGAGTATGAAGTGGTTGCTGTTGTAACCCAACCCGATCGTCCCGTGGGAAGAAAACGCATCCTCACGCCCCCACCCGTCAAGGTAGAGGCTGAAAAGCACGGTATCTCCATCTACCAGCCGGAAAAGATCAAGAATTCCGATGAACTGGAAGAAGTGCTCGCATTAGAACCCGATTTGATCGTAACGGCAGCATTCGGTCAGATTCTTCCGAAGCGCCTCCTCGACGCACCCAAGCATGGCTGTATCAACGTCCATGCGTCACTGCTGCCAGAACTCAGGGGAGGGGCTCCGATCCATTACTCCATCCTTCAGGGGAAATCCTCCACAGGTATCACCATCATGTATATGGTAGAAAAGCTGGATGCAGGCGATATCATCAGCCAGGTTGAAGTTGAAATCGAAGAAACGGATCATGTGGGGACCCTCCATGATAAGTTGAGCGAAGCGGGTTCAGCCCTTCTGATCGAGACACTTCCAAAGCTTCTGGATGGATCCGTCTCACCGGTCAAACAAGACGAAGAACAGGCCACCTTCGCGTGGAACATCAAACGTGAGCAGGAAAAGATCGATTGGACAAAATCCGGGAAGGAAGTGTACAACCATATCCGCGGTCTGCACCCTTGGCCAGTGGCTTATACGACCCTCGCTGGAGCCGTTATGAAAATCTGGTGGGGTGAAAAGGTGAAGGGTCATGGTTCATCGGTACCCGGGGAGGTCCTCGCGATCGAAGAGGATGGATTCATCGTTTCTACAGGTGATGATATATCCATCAAAGTGACCGACCTTCAACCTTCGGGCAAAAAGCGGATGAGTGCCAAGGACTATTTAAGGGGCGCGGGCTCTCACCTCACAGTCGGGGACAGGATCGGTGAAGAACATGAGTAA
- the def gene encoding peptide deformylase: MAVLPIVMHPDPILVKRCEPVKEFDKKLKKLLDNMYETMIEADGVGLAAPQVGVDLQVAVVDIGDETGTIELINPEIFEHSGEQTDLEGCLSFPGLFGEVSRPYSISFRTQDRKGRWLEGRAEGFLARAIQHEIDHLHGVLFNTKTEKLLTEDELERFEEE; this comes from the coding sequence ATGGCTGTATTACCGATCGTCATGCATCCCGATCCGATCCTCGTAAAGCGATGTGAACCGGTGAAGGAGTTTGATAAAAAATTGAAGAAGCTTCTTGATAATATGTACGAAACGATGATCGAAGCAGATGGTGTCGGACTTGCTGCACCACAAGTGGGAGTTGACCTCCAAGTAGCCGTCGTGGATATCGGGGATGAGACAGGCACGATCGAACTCATCAATCCCGAAATCTTTGAACACTCAGGGGAGCAGACCGATCTTGAAGGATGTCTGAGTTTCCCTGGTCTTTTCGGGGAAGTGAGCCGTCCATATAGCATCTCATTCAGGACGCAGGACCGGAAGGGAAGATGGCTTGAAGGCAGGGCAGAAGGGTTCCTTGCCCGGGCGATCCAGCATGAAATCGATCATTTGCACGGTGTCCTTTTCAATACAAAGACTGAAAAGCTCCTGACGGAAGATGAATTAGAAAGGTTTGAAGAAGAATGA
- a CDS encoding Stp1/IreP family PP2C-type Ser/Thr phosphatase encodes MKTVYYSDKGKVRQLNEDSAGVFVNGHGDYLAVVADGMGGHRAGDVASQLTISFLDERWGKTEKFHTADEAENWLRSTIADVNHEVFTYAQSNSDCEGMGTTLVGAICTSLFATVVNVGDSRGYILNENGFHQLTEDHTLVNELVRSGEITKEDAEHHPRKNVILRAIGTEETISMDIKTIMFEEEDVLLLCSDGLSNKVSEREMQRILVEDHPLSDKGEALVDRANEYGGEDNITVVIVEYAAVTESG; translated from the coding sequence GTGAAAACGGTATATTATTCGGATAAAGGGAAAGTGAGACAGCTTAACGAAGATAGTGCAGGTGTATTTGTCAATGGACATGGAGACTACCTGGCAGTGGTAGCGGACGGGATGGGCGGCCATCGTGCTGGTGACGTTGCCAGTCAGTTGACCATATCATTCCTCGATGAACGCTGGGGGAAGACAGAAAAGTTCCATACAGCTGATGAAGCTGAAAATTGGTTGAGGTCGACCATTGCAGACGTCAATCATGAAGTTTTCACTTATGCGCAGTCCAATTCTGATTGTGAAGGAATGGGTACGACGCTTGTCGGTGCCATCTGTACATCCCTATTCGCCACTGTGGTGAATGTCGGGGACAGCAGGGGCTATATCCTTAATGAAAACGGGTTCCATCAGCTGACGGAAGATCACACCCTTGTCAACGAGCTTGTCAGGAGCGGAGAAATCACTAAGGAAGATGCAGAGCATCATCCAAGGAAGAATGTCATCCTGAGGGCGATCGGCACAGAAGAAACCATCAGCATGGATATCAAGACAATCATGTTTGAAGAAGAAGATGTGCTGCTATTATGCTCCGATGGGTTATCCAATAAAGTATCGGAAAGAGAGATGCAGCGGATTTTGGTTGAAGATCATCCACTCTCGGATAAAGGGGAAGCTCTGGTAGATCGCGCCAATGAATACGGCGGAGAAGATAATATTACTGTAGTGATCGTTGAGTATGCCGCTGTAACGGAAAGCGGGTGA